The following are encoded in a window of Halosolutus halophilus genomic DNA:
- a CDS encoding TIGR00341 family protein, with protein MRLVQLTVPTGKRQTILEMLDDRGIDYVVTDEESSRDYTAVVYFPLPAAAVEPILDEVHEAGIDEDAYTVVVDAETVVSRRFAELKAEYEESDVDSDRISRQELQAEADELTPTFEIFATMTIISAVVATAGLLLDSPAVVVGSMVIAPLIGPALGASVGSVIDDEELFRESVTYQAVGIVLAIAAAAVFAWTVKTTNIVPPGLDIAAVDEISERLSPDLLSLVIALGAGVAGIVSIATGISVALVGVMIAAALIPPAAAAGVAIAWGQPSAAIGSTVLVLVNVLSVNLAGLLTLWYVGYRPDNLFALSETESRVRRRVIGLVVIVLIFAVFLGAITYYSWEAGNFEKDARQEVELTLEEEYEQFQLLSLEVVMNDEYPFRGPERVVVTIGVPPGESDPDLANVIHERVNRHADEPVAVEVRYVQVVER; from the coding sequence GTGCGGCTCGTACAGTTGACGGTTCCGACGGGCAAGCGCCAGACCATCCTCGAGATGCTCGACGATCGGGGGATCGACTACGTCGTCACCGACGAGGAGAGTAGCCGAGACTACACCGCGGTGGTCTACTTCCCGTTGCCGGCGGCGGCCGTCGAACCGATCCTCGACGAGGTTCACGAGGCCGGGATCGACGAGGACGCGTACACGGTCGTCGTCGACGCGGAGACGGTCGTCTCTCGGCGGTTCGCGGAATTGAAAGCGGAGTACGAGGAAAGCGACGTCGATTCCGATCGGATCTCGCGTCAGGAGTTGCAGGCCGAGGCCGACGAGCTAACGCCCACGTTCGAGATCTTCGCGACGATGACGATCATCAGTGCGGTCGTCGCGACGGCGGGGCTGTTGCTCGACTCGCCGGCCGTCGTCGTCGGCTCGATGGTGATCGCGCCGCTGATCGGGCCGGCGCTGGGCGCGAGCGTCGGGTCGGTGATCGACGACGAGGAACTGTTCCGTGAGAGCGTCACCTACCAGGCCGTCGGGATCGTGCTCGCGATCGCGGCGGCGGCGGTATTCGCGTGGACCGTCAAGACGACGAACATCGTCCCACCCGGCCTCGACATCGCCGCCGTCGACGAGATCTCCGAACGGCTCTCGCCGGACTTGCTGTCGCTCGTGATCGCGCTCGGGGCCGGCGTCGCGGGGATCGTGAGCATCGCGACGGGAATCTCCGTCGCGCTCGTCGGCGTCATGATCGCGGCGGCGCTGATTCCGCCCGCCGCCGCGGCGGGAGTCGCCATCGCGTGGGGCCAGCCGTCGGCCGCGATCGGGTCGACGGTGCTCGTGCTCGTCAACGTCCTCTCGGTGAACCTCGCCGGACTCCTGACGCTGTGGTACGTCGGGTACCGGCCGGACAACCTGTTCGCGCTCAGCGAAACCGAATCGCGCGTTCGGAGACGTGTGATCGGACTCGTCGTGATCGTGCTTATCTTCGCGGTCTTTCTCGGGGCGATCACCTACTACTCCTGGGAAGCCGGGAACTTCGAGAAGGACGCCCGTCAGGAGGTCGAACTCACCCTCGAGGAGGAGTACGAGCAGTTCCAGTTGCTCAGCCTCGAGGTCGTGATGAACGACGAGTACCCGTTCCGCGGGCCGGAGCGGGTCGTCGTCACCATCGGCGTCCCGCCGGGCGAATCCGATCCAGACCTGGCGAACGTGATCCACGAGCGAGTCAACCGCCACGCCGACGAGCCAGTCGCCGTCGAGGTCAGGTACGTCCAGGTCGTCGAGCGGTGA
- a CDS encoding four-helix bundle copper-binding protein, with translation MAIQQIEHADDQMQKCIDNCLEAAQVCEWCADACADEGEGMARCIRLCRDVADVASLHARFMARNSGYHEELGELCADLCEECAEECEQHDHEHCQACAEVLPECAESCREMASA, from the coding sequence ATGGCAATCCAACAGATCGAGCACGCGGACGACCAGATGCAGAAGTGTATCGACAACTGTCTCGAGGCGGCACAGGTGTGTGAGTGGTGTGCCGACGCCTGTGCGGACGAGGGTGAGGGCATGGCCCGCTGCATCCGGCTCTGCCGGGACGTGGCGGACGTCGCCTCGCTGCACGCGCGGTTCATGGCCCGCAATTCGGGCTACCACGAGGAACTGGGCGAACTCTGTGCGGACCTCTGTGAGGAGTGTGCCGAGGAGTGCGAACAGCACGATCACGAACACTGTCAGGCCTGCGCGGAGGTCCTCCCGGAGTGTGCCGAGAGCTGCCGGGAAATGGCCTCGGCCTGA
- the ddh gene encoding D-2-hydroxyacid dehydrogenase, translating to MQIDLDRLGVHDSVETVFPPAELADFLAGLPVDVAVVDDDEIDTCDAIVTLEHRDAFLDLDWVHSIQAGVDRFPEDEFEADGVVLTNSTGIHDRTIGETVAGYLLSFARRLHDHVADQQERRWERPEWDEAFTLPGTTACVVGTGTLGSGVADVLGALGVRVTGVRRSADPVPGFERIYATDDLHDAIADADFVIVTVPLTDETYHLFGAEEFATMREDAYFVNVARGSVVDEPALIDALRSDALAGAALDVFETEPLPEDSPLWGMDEVIVTPHCAAYTRDYFRDVGEIVRENVDRLGTGEELHNRVV from the coding sequence ATGCAGATCGATCTCGATCGACTCGGCGTCCACGACTCCGTCGAAACGGTGTTTCCACCCGCTGAACTGGCCGATTTCCTCGCCGGTCTTCCCGTCGACGTCGCCGTCGTCGACGACGACGAAATCGACACTTGCGACGCGATCGTCACGCTCGAACACCGGGACGCGTTCCTGGATCTCGACTGGGTTCACTCGATCCAGGCGGGCGTCGATCGGTTCCCGGAAGACGAGTTCGAGGCCGACGGCGTGGTGCTCACGAACAGCACGGGGATCCACGATCGGACGATCGGCGAGACGGTCGCGGGCTACCTGCTCTCGTTCGCCCGCCGGCTTCACGATCACGTCGCCGACCAGCAGGAGCGTCGCTGGGAGCGCCCCGAGTGGGACGAGGCGTTCACCCTTCCCGGGACGACCGCCTGCGTCGTCGGGACGGGGACCCTCGGGAGCGGCGTCGCGGACGTGCTCGGCGCGCTCGGCGTGCGCGTGACCGGCGTTCGTCGCTCCGCCGATCCCGTACCGGGATTCGAGCGGATCTACGCGACCGACGACCTGCACGACGCGATCGCCGACGCCGACTTCGTGATCGTCACCGTCCCGCTGACTGACGAGACGTACCACCTCTTCGGGGCCGAGGAGTTCGCGACGATGCGCGAGGACGCCTACTTCGTCAACGTCGCCCGCGGGTCGGTCGTCGACGAACCGGCGCTGATCGACGCTCTCCGGAGCGACGCCCTCGCGGGTGCCGCGCTCGACGTCTTCGAAACCGAACCCCTCCCCGAGGACTCCCCGCTGTGGGGGATGGACGAGGTGATCGTCACGCCCCACTGTGCGGCCTACACGCGGGACTACTTCCGGGACGTCGGCGAAATCGTCCGCGAGAACGTCGATCGCCTCGGGACTGGCGAAGAACTGCACAATCGAGTCGTCTAA
- a CDS encoding AAA family ATPase, which produces MDETSSNVTADEGADAVRAVVERIEEAAVVDRYVLHAMLSAVLARGHVLLEDVPGTGKTVTARVIAESMGLEFTRIQFTPDLLPADVTGSTIYDEQSGEFEFAKGPVFANVVLADEINRAPPKTQAALLEAMEERQVSVDGTTYELPQPFVVIATQNPIEQEGTFRLPEAQRDRFSVKTSLGYPDVEGEMGLLERRANRRSLAPSVDPIVTPQTLRALQELTEDVTVDRKLRRYIIDLARATRRDDRTETGVSPRGVQRVFEAARAAAVIDGRTFAVPDDVKRLAGPTMAHRVVLSTEATVDGVEGRDVVRRALNVVDVPAVSPGASDDTADEPAARARPPDVTPASTGDANQGESGDGDRSDRRTPSDPDDESTPTR; this is translated from the coding sequence ATGGACGAGACGTCGTCGAACGTCACGGCCGACGAAGGCGCCGACGCGGTCCGGGCCGTCGTCGAACGGATCGAGGAGGCGGCCGTCGTCGATCGGTACGTGCTCCACGCAATGCTGTCCGCCGTCCTCGCCCGCGGCCACGTCCTGTTGGAGGACGTCCCGGGAACCGGGAAGACGGTGACGGCCAGAGTTATCGCCGAGTCGATGGGACTGGAGTTTACGCGCATCCAGTTCACGCCCGACTTGCTCCCCGCGGACGTGACCGGCTCGACGATCTACGACGAGCAATCCGGCGAGTTCGAGTTCGCGAAGGGGCCGGTGTTCGCGAACGTCGTGCTGGCCGACGAGATCAACCGCGCGCCACCCAAAACGCAGGCTGCACTCCTCGAAGCCATGGAGGAACGCCAGGTTAGCGTCGACGGGACGACTTACGAACTGCCACAGCCGTTCGTCGTCATCGCGACGCAGAACCCGATCGAGCAGGAGGGGACCTTCCGACTCCCGGAAGCCCAGCGCGATCGCTTCAGCGTCAAGACCTCGCTGGGCTATCCCGACGTCGAGGGCGAGATGGGGCTGCTCGAGCGCCGCGCCAACCGGCGGTCGCTCGCACCCAGCGTCGACCCGATCGTGACGCCACAGACACTCCGCGCCCTGCAGGAACTGACAGAGGACGTCACCGTCGACCGGAAACTGCGTCGCTACATCATCGATCTCGCGCGGGCGACCCGCCGGGACGACCGCACCGAAACCGGCGTCTCGCCGCGGGGCGTCCAGCGCGTCTTCGAGGCCGCCCGGGCGGCGGCCGTGATCGACGGCCGGACGTTCGCGGTCCCGGACGACGTCAAACGCCTCGCGGGGCCGACGATGGCACACCGAGTCGTACTCTCGACCGAAGCCACCGTCGATGGCGTCGAGGGCCGCGACGTCGTGCGCCGCGCGCTGAACGTCGTCGACGTCCCGGCGGTCTCGCCGGGAGCGAGCGACGACACGGCGGACGAGCCGGCCGCACGAGCCCGACCGCCCGACGTGACCCCGGCGAGTACGGGTGATGCGAACCAGGGTGAGTCGGGCGACGGCGATCGATCCGACCGGCGAACGCCGAGCGACCCCGACGACGAGTCGACACCGACGCGGTGA
- a CDS encoding NOG1 family protein, translating to MIFEDLPTTPTSEELIDKAFSRAARAGRAKGGLEAQQSMLQTAANIISDNLENVVTAWPDFEYEDDVHPFYYELADAIVDVDRLRQSLSEVMWASRKAREIHEEYQPRLRKTDVDTARKHRKQAFARLADIVEQIDDELLYINESRNDLRDLPDIDPDEPTIVVAGYPNVGKSSFVNDVTSARGETASYPFTTKGIGVGHFERDHIRYQIVDTPGLLDRPPEERNEIETQAVSAIEHLGDCMLVLVDPSGECGYPLESQLELRDSIVAQFEDVPVLTVANKVDRRGRWTDDPDADHVMSVETGENVADVLDAAVETIDYEPELPFEG from the coding sequence ATGATTTTCGAAGACCTTCCGACGACGCCCACGTCGGAAGAGTTGATCGACAAAGCGTTCTCGCGGGCGGCGCGGGCCGGCAGGGCCAAGGGCGGCCTCGAGGCCCAGCAGTCGATGCTCCAGACGGCCGCGAACATCATCTCGGACAACTTAGAGAACGTGGTCACGGCGTGGCCGGACTTCGAATACGAGGACGACGTGCACCCGTTCTACTACGAACTGGCCGACGCGATCGTCGACGTCGACAGGCTCCGCCAGAGCCTCTCGGAAGTAATGTGGGCCAGCCGGAAGGCCCGAGAGATCCACGAGGAGTACCAGCCGCGGCTGCGCAAGACCGACGTGGATACCGCACGCAAGCACCGCAAACAGGCGTTCGCTCGCCTCGCGGATATCGTCGAGCAGATCGACGACGAACTGCTGTACATCAACGAGTCCCGGAACGACCTGCGGGACCTGCCGGACATCGATCCCGACGAACCGACCATCGTCGTCGCCGGCTACCCGAACGTCGGCAAGTCCTCGTTCGTCAACGACGTCACGAGCGCCCGCGGCGAGACCGCCTCCTACCCCTTCACCACGAAGGGGATCGGCGTCGGCCACTTCGAACGCGACCACATCCGCTACCAGATCGTCGACACCCCCGGCCTACTCGATCGACCCCCGGAGGAACGAAACGAGATCGAAACCCAGGCGGTCAGCGCCATCGAGCACCTCGGCGACTGCATGCTCGTACTGGTCGACCCGAGCGGCGAGTGTGGCTACCCGCTCGAATCGCAACTCGAGTTGCGCGATTCGATCGTCGCCCAGTTCGAGGACGTCCCCGTGCTGACGGTGGCGAACAAGGTCGATCGGCGCGGGCGCTGGACGGACGATCCCGACGCCGACCACGTCATGAGCGTCGAGACCGGCGAGAACGTCGCGGACGTCCTCGACGCGGCCGTCGAGACGATCGACTACGAACCGGAGTTGCCGTTCGAGGGATGA
- a CDS encoding DUF5518 domain-containing protein gives MTDWRAVIIGFLVVTVLGIVGLALPGIGQLGAGLIGGFVAGYLAGGGLGSGFWHGLLAGALGGILGGLLVALVVAIAGWGFGPAGGIMGGFAGFGIFAMAVMISLIMALESAVAGAIGGVLNPGTPDRPARRY, from the coding sequence ATGACAGACTGGCGTGCCGTCATCATCGGCTTCCTCGTCGTGACGGTGCTCGGAATCGTCGGCCTCGCGCTGCCGGGAATCGGCCAGCTCGGCGCCGGCCTGATTGGCGGGTTCGTCGCCGGCTACCTGGCGGGCGGCGGCCTCGGGAGCGGCTTCTGGCACGGCCTGCTCGCGGGCGCGCTCGGCGGAATCCTCGGCGGGCTGCTCGTCGCTCTCGTCGTGGCGATCGCCGGCTGGGGATTCGGCCCCGCCGGCGGGATCATGGGCGGATTCGCCGGGTTCGGTATCTTCGCGATGGCCGTGATGATCTCGCTGATCATGGCCCTCGAGAGCGCCGTCGCGGGCGCGATCGGCGGCGTGCTCAATCCCGGCACGCCCGATCGGCCCGCTCGCCGGTACTAG
- the engB gene encoding GTP-binding protein EngB, with the protein MFDTRPDRDAEVALVGRSNVGKSTLMRELTGHNFDTGGSPGVTRQPNHYDWASEDFVITDLPGFGFMSGVDEDYREQIKTNIVHYIEEYADNILVAILVVDGKSVIDIIDRHSGPDSIPYDVEMFHFLRDLGIPVVVAVNKMDKVDDRDERLNELCDRLGLYPPWKQWQDTIAPITAKKGRIEPLNEAVRSHLHEQNRDDLFKFF; encoded by the coding sequence ATGTTCGACACGCGCCCCGATCGCGACGCCGAGGTGGCCCTCGTCGGCCGCTCGAACGTGGGCAAGTCCACGCTCATGCGCGAACTGACGGGGCACAACTTCGACACCGGTGGCAGTCCGGGCGTCACCCGTCAGCCGAACCACTACGACTGGGCCTCCGAAGACTTCGTCATCACCGATCTTCCCGGCTTCGGGTTCATGAGCGGCGTCGACGAGGACTACCGGGAACAGATCAAGACGAATATCGTCCACTACATAGAGGAGTACGCCGACAATATCCTCGTCGCGATCCTCGTCGTCGACGGCAAGAGCGTTATCGACATCATCGATCGCCACTCCGGCCCCGATTCGATCCCCTACGACGTCGAGATGTTCCACTTCCTCCGGGATCTCGGAATTCCGGTCGTCGTCGCCGTCAACAAGATGGACAAGGTCGACGACAGGGACGAGCGCCTGAACGAACTCTGCGATCGACTCGGCCTCTACCCGCCGTGGAAACAGTGGCAGGACACGATCGCTCCGATCACCGCCAAGAAGGGCCGGATCGAACCGCTGAACGAGGCCGTCCGAAGCCACCTCCACGAGCAGAACCGGGACGACCTGTTTAAATTCTTCTAA